One Zymoseptoria tritici IPO323 chromosome 3, whole genome shotgun sequence genomic region harbors:
- a CDS encoding putative major intrinsic protein superfamily protein (Putative Major intrinsic protein (MIP) superfamily protein. Shows similarity to Aquaporin-like proteins. Predicted signal peptide. Predicted integral membrane protein.) has protein sequence DFVAAIGEFMGTTMFLFFAFAGTQVANIGAESNDAQTTTNADTGFSPIVLLYIALSFGFSLMTNVWIFFRISGGMFNPAVTLAMVMVKAVTIVRGLLLVASQLLGAIFASYVVSVLFPTTFNVRTTLSKGTSVTRGVFIEAMLTAELIFAIYMLANEKHKATFMAPIGIGMALFIAEMVGVYYTGGSLNPARSFGPCVVSGVWDAEHWIYWLGPGCGAVLAWGFYRVIKMLEYEMANPGQEASSKHEAAAEQEAVEADLADMTPKKEEV, from the exons GACTTCGTCGCCGCAATCGGTGAATTCATGGGCACGACCATGTTTCTGTTCTTCGCCTTTGCCGGAACACAAGTCGCCAACATCGGCGCGGAAAGCAATGACGCGCAGACAACGACCAACGCAGATACAGGATTCAGTCCCATCGTGCTGCTCTACattgccctctccttcggtTTCAGTCTGATGACCAACGTGTGGATCTTCTTCCGCATTTCAGGTGGAAT GTTCAACCCAGCCGTGACGCTCGCCATGGTGATGGTCAAGGCCGTTACCATTGTTCGTGGTCTCCTCCTTGTGGCATCACAACTTCTTGGCGCCATCTTCGCCTCGTACGTGGTCTCGGTCCTCTTCCCGACGACGTTCAACGTGCGAACCACGCTGTCCAAAGGAACATCCGTCACACGAGGTGTCTTT ATCGAAGCAATGCTCACCGCCGAGCTCATCTTTGCCATCTACATGTTGGCCAACGAAAAGCACAAGGCCACATTCATGGCTCCCATCGGTATTGGCATGGCGCTGTTCATCGCCGAGATGGTCGGCGTGTACTACACTGGTGGTTCTCTCAATCCAGCACGCTCGTTCGGACCTTGCGTCGTCTCCGGAGTATGGGACGCAGAGCATTGGATTTACT GGCTCGGACCAGGGTGTGGTGCCGTCTTGGCGTGGGGATTCTACCGCGTCATCAAGATGCTAGAGTACGAGATGGCCAACCCCGGACAAGAAGCATCGAGCAAACACgaagccgccgccgagcAAGAAGCGGTCGAGGCCGACTTGGCCGACATGAcgccgaagaaggaggaagtttGA